GCTATTGCCTTTTAATGTCATGACGATTACCACATTCAGAAGCGCAGTAATAGGCGGTTCATTCTTCCGGGCATCCATTAATGCCATTCCGTTTTTGTTACCCTTGTTGTTTCAGATCAGTTTTGGCTGGAGCGCGGTAGAGGCAGGCTCAATGGTGCTATGGGTCTTTGCGGGGAATCTTGCAATGAAGCCTGCGACTACCTGGCTAATGAAACGGTGGGGCTTTAGACGCTTACTGTTAGGGAATGGAGTTATAAGTCTATTCGCTATTTTGAGTTGCGCGATGCTGGATCCGGGCATGGGCTATTTCACTATTGCTTTAATATTATTTGTCGGGGGACTTACGCGCTCCCTCCAGTTCAGTTGCTATAACAGTCTTGGCTTCGCGGATATACCTCAGGAAAAGATGAGTGATGCATCCGTAATTTTTAGTATTTTCTTCCAGTTCGCAATGAGCGCAGGCATAGCTATCTCAGCACTGGCGCTGCGAATGTCGATGCTGTGGAATCACCATCACTCACCACTGCAAGCGGATGTTAAGTTGGCTTTTATCGGGGTATCACTCCTGGTGATATTTTCCATGATTGATGTCTATCGGCTTGAGAGAAACGCAGGTGAGCAGGTGCTTAATTAATTGAGAACGGAGAGGGAGTTGAATGGCCATTGCAAAAAAACACGTATTCATTGCTCATTCGAGCAGAAGCGAAACAGCAATCACCGAAGTTTGACAAAACCTGAGGTTTGGTTGACAGATGTCATAATGATTGCAATTATTTACGCCAACGAGAAAAGGGCATCAGCGCTAACTGATACCCTTTCTTGAAGATTTTTATGTTCAATCTTGGATGTTGCATCTACACATGCAGCCATCGTTGCTTTGAACACCATCTTCGTTTAGACACCCGTTAGAGATCTCACTTCTAACCAGTGTGCTTCGATGTATGGTGCCCGGACGCGGAATCGAACCACGGACACGGGGATTTTCAATCCCCTGCTCTACCGACTGAGCTATCCGGGCAACGGGGCGCATTAAACCTTAATGGCTCTCAGTCGTCAACGGCTTTCGTCAAAAAAGCGTAGCAATCGTGATTGATTGCTTGCTTTTCAGACAAGATGGATAAAAAGGCTACGCCAGTGCGCCGTTCTGACGACACAGCGCAATGCCGAGCACATCTTCCGCTAAGCGGCGCGCCGTTTCCACATCCTGTACATTGCGTTTCACCAGCAGCTTGCTCAGACAACCTTCCAGAATCAGCTCCATCTGATCGGCCACCATGGTGGGATTATCCAGCGCTAAATCGACCAGGATTTCGTGGGTAAACTGCCATGAGCTGCGTTTTTGCTGTTCAGCTAACTGATGCACAGGGTGATCGGGCTGGGGATAGAAGCTGCACGCGGCGATGAACAGGCAGCCGGGAAAGCGGCTTTTGCTAACGTATTCACTTAATACCTGGTAGCGTGCCAGCAGCTTTTGTTCGGCGCTGAGATGTTCATTAAGCTGCACCTGGCGGCGCCAGCTATCGATTTGCTGGCCATGATAGCGCAGCGCATCGTACAGCAGGGCATCACGATCGGGCCAGAAGCGCGTTAACTGCTCTGCTTCCAGACCGCTTTCACCCGCCAGCTGCGTTAAAGACGTGGTGGCGGCCAGGCCGCTCTGTTCGAGCACATTCAGCGCATGCTCGAGTATTTGTTCACGTTGCAAGTGACTCTCCTCTGGAATGCGGGCCCGCTCGCGGACAAACGGGCAGTGTCCTGCAGACAGTGTCGTTTAACGCGACACATTGTGCAAATGCGCGCGGAAATCGGCGGCGTTGAGGAAGCCGGTGACACGCGAATCGGGAATCTCTTTGCCTTGCGCATCGAAGAACAGAATGGTCGGCAAGCCTAAAACCTGCAGATGCTGCAACAGCGCGTTATCCTGCGCGTTGTTGGCGGTAACGTTGGCTTGTAGCAGCTGCACCTGGCTCAACGCGCTGCGCACGCCATCATCGCTGAAGGTATATTTCTCGAACTCTTTGCAGGCGACGCACCAGTCGGCATACAAATCGACCATGGTGATACGGCCTTGCGCCTGCTGCAGCGCGTTATCGAGCTGCTCGCTGCTGGTAATGGTCTGGAACGGCAAATGCGCCACGGTTTGCACACTGCTGCTGCCGAATGCCCAATCCTGTAAGGGGCGAGCACTCACCAGCGCGGCGGCCAGCATGATGATTTGCAGCACGCGCCATTTGCCGGTCGCCCGCAGGCTGAGGCTGAATGCCCAGGCAAAAAACGCCACGCCGAGCAGACTCCACAGACGCAAGCCCCAAACGTCGCCAATCACCCGCTCCAGCAGGAACACCGGCAGCGCCAGAATCACAAAGCCAAAGCCCTCTTTGACCGTTTGCATCCACGGCCCGCTTTTCGGCAGCAGCTTATTACCAAACATCGTCACGGCAATCAGCGGCAGGCCCATCCCGAAGGCATACAGCCACAGCGTGCCGGCCCCGGCCCATAGATTTCCGCTCTGTGCGATATACAGCAGAATGGCGCTGAGCGGTGCGGTGGTGCAGGGGGAACAAATCAGCCCAGCCAGCGCGCCCATCATAAAGACGCCCGGCAGCGATCCGCCTTGCTGACGATTGCTCCACAAGGTGAGGCGGGTTTGCAGGCCAGAGGGCAACTGCAGCGAGAACAAGCCAAACATCGACAGCGCCAGCACGATGAACAGCGCCGATAGGCCAATCAGCACGTAAGGATGCTGTAGCGCCGCCTGGAAGCGTAGTCCTGCTGCCGCAACGACCATGCCGAGCACGGTGTAAGTCAGCGCCATGCCCTGCACATAGACCATTGCCAGCGCGAACAGACGGCCCATCGAATAGCGGCGCGGGCCACCCAAAATGATGCTGGAGATCAGCGGATACATCGGCAGTACGCACGGCGTGAAGGCCACGCCGATACCAATCAGCAGTGCCCACAGCGGAGAAAACGGCAGCGGCGTACTTTGATGGGTTGGCTGCGCGCGGGCAGCGGGCGCATCCTGATTGGCGGCCACCGCGCTGAGCGGCACACTGCGGGTTTCGGGCGGATAGCAGAATCCGGCGGCGGCGCAGCCCTGATACGTC
The sequence above is drawn from the Pantoea nemavictus genome and encodes:
- the dicD gene encoding division control transcriptional repressor DicD — translated: MQREQILEHALNVLEQSGLAATTSLTQLAGESGLEAEQLTRFWPDRDALLYDALRYHGQQIDSWRRQVQLNEHLSAEQKLLARYQVLSEYVSKSRFPGCLFIAACSFYPQPDHPVHQLAEQQKRSSWQFTHEILVDLALDNPTMVADQMELILEGCLSKLLVKRNVQDVETARRLAEDVLGIALCRQNGALA
- a CDS encoding protein-disulfide reductase DsbD; this translates as MAARLLRLAGFCLALTFCLSAQASLFSPNNNSRFVPVDQAFGFDFSQQGNQLTLSWKVKDGYYLYRQQIHVTPQKAQIAPLSLPPGQPHEDEFYGKSEIYPQDLQLPVTLRQADAGATVTVTYQGCAAAGFCYPPETRSVPLSAVAANQDAPAARAQPTHQSTPLPFSPLWALLIGIGVAFTPCVLPMYPLISSIILGGPRRYSMGRLFALAMVYVQGMALTYTVLGMVVAAAGLRFQAALQHPYVLIGLSALFIVLALSMFGLFSLQLPSGLQTRLTLWSNRQQGGSLPGVFMMGALAGLICSPCTTAPLSAILLYIAQSGNLWAGAGTLWLYAFGMGLPLIAVTMFGNKLLPKSGPWMQTVKEGFGFVILALPVFLLERVIGDVWGLRLWSLLGVAFFAWAFSLSLRATGKWRVLQIIMLAAALVSARPLQDWAFGSSSVQTVAHLPFQTITSSEQLDNALQQAQGRITMVDLYADWCVACKEFEKYTFSDDGVRSALSQVQLLQANVTANNAQDNALLQHLQVLGLPTILFFDAQGKEIPDSRVTGFLNAADFRAHLHNVSR